A window of Aquitalea denitrificans contains these coding sequences:
- a CDS encoding fumarylacetoacetate hydrolase family protein, with translation MKLASLKNGRRDGQLVVVNRSLTHCLPVADIADCLQQALDDWDAVAARLEERYQALNREIPPQALLFDPAQCQSPLPRAYQWADGSAYVNHVELVRRARGAALPPEFWTSPLMYQGGSDAFVGPRDPIVAGSVEWGIDFEAELAVITADVAMGTTPAQAASAIRLLMLVNDVSLRNLIPAELAKGFGFFQSKPASAFSPVAVTPDELGTYWQGGKLHRPLRVHLNGELFGCPNAGQDMTFNFPQLIAHAAKTRELRAGSIIGSGTVSNKQGSLHGSSIDNGGVGYCCLAEVRMYETIELGAAQTSFMRAGDRVRIEMLDEAGTSIFGAIEQQVMIFGQ, from the coding sequence ATGAAACTGGCAAGTCTGAAAAATGGCCGCCGCGATGGCCAACTGGTTGTGGTTAACCGCTCGCTCACGCATTGCCTGCCCGTGGCCGACATCGCCGATTGCCTGCAACAGGCACTGGATGACTGGGATGCTGTCGCCGCAAGACTGGAGGAACGCTATCAGGCACTGAACCGGGAGATTCCGCCGCAGGCCTTGTTGTTTGACCCGGCACAATGCCAGTCGCCTCTGCCACGTGCTTACCAGTGGGCGGATGGCTCGGCCTATGTCAATCATGTCGAGCTGGTTCGCCGTGCCCGTGGAGCCGCCTTGCCACCAGAGTTCTGGACCAGTCCGCTGATGTATCAGGGCGGGTCTGATGCCTTTGTCGGCCCACGCGATCCCATTGTCGCCGGCTCCGTCGAGTGGGGCATCGACTTTGAAGCCGAGCTTGCCGTGATCACTGCCGATGTCGCCATGGGGACGACGCCAGCGCAAGCGGCCTCGGCTATTCGTCTGCTGATGCTGGTCAATGATGTCTCCTTGCGCAATCTGATCCCTGCGGAGCTGGCCAAGGGCTTTGGTTTTTTCCAGTCCAAACCGGCTTCAGCATTCAGCCCGGTGGCTGTCACGCCGGATGAGCTGGGCACGTATTGGCAGGGTGGCAAGCTGCACCGCCCATTACGGGTACATCTGAACGGCGAGCTGTTTGGTTGCCCAAATGCCGGGCAGGACATGACCTTCAACTTTCCGCAACTGATTGCGCATGCGGCCAAAACCAGAGAACTGCGGGCGGGCTCCATCATCGGTTCCGGGACGGTATCGAACAAGCAGGGCAGCTTGCATGGTTCGTCCATCGATAACGGCGGCGTGGGTTATTGCTGCCTGGCCGAAGTCCGCATGTATGAAACCATCGAGCTGGGTGCTGCACAGACTTCATTCATGCGTGCCGGCGACCGGGTGCGCATTGAGATGCTGGACGAGGCCGGGACAAGTATTTTCGGTGCCATCGAGCAGCAGGTGATGATTTTTGGCCAATAA
- a CDS encoding MFS transporter gives MSETIKVDVAALIDASPIGRYQWLIFILCGICMVLDGFDVQAMAYVAPALLQTWAVDKSALGPVFSSGLLGLLLGSLLFSMLADRYGRRPVLIVSTLFFGMCMLLTALVTTLQQLMLIRFITGLGLGAIMPNAMALCGEYSPRRKRVSTMMLISCGFTLGAMSGGLVAALLIPRFGWQSVFVLGGILPILIALLMWRYLPESIHYQLLVRQQPEQARVLLQRVLSAPLPPNGLLQLAERPTGSMPLLALFQDGRRSGTLLLWLVCFLNMIALYFLSNWLPTLARLAGMSLERAVLVGAVLQLGGTLGTILMGWLIDRAGFRRILLPCFMLATVLIALIGHSVSSAGWLFALVFLVGFAVVGGQPAINAMAASFYPTTLRTTGVGWSLGIGRIGSVLGPMVGGQLIALNWTQVALFQLVALPSLLIVVLLLFGLRGSLGKGVTG, from the coding sequence GTGAGTGAGACGATAAAAGTGGATGTGGCCGCACTGATTGATGCCAGTCCGATTGGCAGATACCAGTGGCTGATTTTCATCCTCTGCGGCATCTGCATGGTGCTGGATGGTTTTGATGTGCAAGCCATGGCTTATGTCGCCCCTGCTTTGTTGCAGACATGGGCCGTGGACAAATCAGCACTGGGGCCGGTGTTTTCCTCTGGCCTGCTGGGGCTGTTGCTGGGTTCGCTGCTGTTCAGCATGTTGGCGGATCGCTATGGCCGCAGGCCGGTATTGATTGTTTCCACGCTGTTCTTTGGCATGTGCATGCTGCTGACCGCGCTGGTCACCACACTGCAGCAATTGATGCTGATCCGCTTCATCACGGGCCTGGGGCTGGGGGCTATCATGCCCAATGCCATGGCGCTATGTGGCGAATACAGCCCGCGGCGCAAGCGGGTTTCCACCATGATGCTGATTTCATGCGGCTTTACGCTGGGGGCCATGAGTGGCGGGCTGGTGGCGGCGCTACTGATTCCACGCTTTGGCTGGCAGTCGGTGTTTGTGCTGGGTGGAATCCTGCCCATTCTCATCGCACTGCTGATGTGGCGATATCTGCCGGAGTCCATCCACTACCAGCTGCTGGTTCGCCAACAGCCAGAACAGGCCCGGGTCCTGTTGCAGCGTGTGTTGTCGGCGCCGCTGCCGCCCAATGGGCTATTGCAACTGGCTGAGCGGCCAACAGGCAGCATGCCGCTGCTTGCCCTGTTTCAGGATGGTCGCCGGTCCGGCACCTTGCTGCTGTGGCTGGTCTGTTTTCTCAACATGATTGCCCTGTATTTTCTGTCCAACTGGCTACCCACTTTGGCGCGCCTGGCGGGTATGAGCCTGGAGCGTGCGGTGCTGGTCGGTGCCGTGCTGCAGCTGGGAGGCACGCTGGGCACCATCCTGATGGGCTGGCTGATTGATCGTGCCGGATTTCGCCGGATTCTGCTTCCCTGCTTCATGCTGGCCACGGTACTGATTGCGCTGATCGGTCACAGCGTTTCCAGCGCCGGCTGGCTGTTTGCCCTGGTGTTTCTGGTGGGGTTTGCCGTTGTTGGCGGTCAGCCTGCCATCAATGCCATGGCAGCCAGTTTCTATCCCACGACGCTGCGTACTACCGGCGTGGGCTGGAGTCTGGGCATAGGGCGTATCGGCTCGGTACTCGGGCCGATGGTGGGCGGCCAGCTGATTGCACTGAACTGGACGCAGGTTGCGCTGTTCCAGTTGGTGGCCCTGCCGTCCTTGCTGATTGTCGTGCTGCTGCTGTTTGGCCTGCGCGGCAGTCTGGGCAAGGGGGTGACGGGCTGA
- a CDS encoding VOC family protein — MQLIKKIHHVAYRCKDARQTVLWYQKYLDMQFILAIAEDQVPSTGAADPYMHVFLDAGNGNVLAFFELPTWPEMGRDPNTPAWTQHLALEVASVAVLLSVKARLEADGIEVVGPTNHTLFQSIYFQDPSGHRLELAANTATEEMQARLDAVKWDMLEEWSQTKRAPHHARWMHDTTNSRSAQAE, encoded by the coding sequence ATGCAATTGATCAAGAAAATCCACCATGTTGCGTATCGCTGCAAGGATGCCAGACAGACCGTGCTCTGGTATCAGAAGTATCTGGACATGCAATTCATTCTGGCGATTGCCGAAGACCAGGTGCCCTCCACCGGTGCCGCCGATCCATACATGCATGTGTTTCTGGACGCCGGCAATGGCAATGTCCTGGCGTTTTTCGAACTGCCTACCTGGCCGGAAATGGGACGAGACCCTAACACGCCGGCATGGACCCAGCACCTGGCATTGGAAGTGGCATCCGTTGCCGTGCTGCTGAGCGTGAAAGCACGGCTGGAGGCAGACGGGATTGAAGTGGTCGGACCGACCAACCATACCTTGTTCCAGTCTATTTATTTTCAGGACCCCAGCGGCCATCGGCTGGAGTTGGCGGCCAATACCGCCACGGAAGAGATGCAGGCCAGGCTGGATGCAGTGAAGTGGGACATGCTGGAGGAATGGTCGCAAACCAAACGTGCTCCGCATCATGCCCGCTGGATGCACGATACGACGAACTCCCGGTCTGCCCAAGCGGAATGA
- a CDS encoding LysR family transcriptional regulator has translation MNITLRQLRAFVALARTGSFTLAAESLYITQSALSGLMRELENNMGIRLVDRSTRRVQLTEIGREFYPVVEKILSDLDHVLSDVSEKKSLQNGFVRVAAPQLMASTLLPELIAAYNAAFPAVRVKLVDAVVESIVSKVFSGEVDLGIGPEREPNSDIATQTLFSGRFMAVFPAGHPLGNQAEVSWEQLLAHPFISLQGQFTERLRQDLHDAGAAMRIAPSNEVAFMSTALAMVNAGLGVTACISYATSLVTLYRLEMRPLVDPVLHRDFYCFTQHSRSLSPAAQSFKTFSSRYLATIAT, from the coding sequence ATGAATATCACGCTGCGCCAGCTGCGAGCTTTTGTCGCCCTGGCACGTACTGGCAGCTTCACGCTGGCCGCCGAAAGCCTGTATATCACCCAGTCAGCCTTGTCTGGCCTGATGCGCGAGCTGGAGAACAATATGGGCATCCGCCTGGTTGACCGCAGCACGCGCCGGGTACAATTGACGGAAATAGGAAGAGAGTTCTATCCGGTTGTTGAGAAAATACTTTCCGACCTGGATCACGTGCTATCTGACGTATCTGAAAAAAAATCACTGCAAAATGGTTTTGTCAGAGTTGCAGCACCACAACTGATGGCCTCGACTCTGCTGCCGGAGCTGATTGCCGCCTATAACGCGGCATTTCCAGCCGTGCGCGTGAAGCTGGTTGATGCGGTTGTGGAAAGTATTGTGTCCAAGGTGTTCTCGGGCGAAGTCGATCTGGGGATCGGACCTGAACGTGAGCCAAATTCGGATATCGCCACCCAAACGCTGTTTTCCGGTCGTTTCATGGCGGTATTCCCGGCGGGGCATCCGCTTGGCAATCAGGCAGAAGTGAGCTGGGAGCAGTTATTGGCCCATCCCTTCATTTCCCTGCAAGGCCAGTTTACCGAACGCCTGAGGCAGGATTTGCACGATGCCGGGGCAGCAATGCGCATTGCGCCCAGCAATGAGGTCGCGTTCATGTCCACCGCACTGGCCATGGTCAACGCGGGTCTGGGGGTAACGGCCTGCATCAGCTATGCCACATCACTGGTAACGCTGTACCGTCTGGAAATGCGCCCATTGGTCGACCCGGTCTTGCACCGCGATTTTTACTGCTTTACTCAGCACAGCCGTTCACTCAGCCCCGCGGCACAGAGTTTCAAAACCTTTTCCAGCCGCTACCTGGCCACCATTGCCACATGA
- a CDS encoding SulP family inorganic anion transporter: MKSFHSIAAGLITASIAISVNAAFSDLLSTALHTVAARALLFSLMMAACCLAMLLVAGNSRLKLAIPGLDEPAMVILAALATTSTLHLASLHVSPEQLLSTLLITNALTALLAAAVFLLAARFRAGQLARCLPFPVLAAFMASSGLLLVVFGLSISASHSLSISQLASWHLSGLEITQLGWGLAFGLLLLLCMRKVDHPAMLTALLSLACLLSPSSPALSTGSNLPTLQLVAPVWSEILAALPTMAAAAIMAMLGSTSNIMALDQAQHAGADLNHELRMNGIACLGSALCAGPPVSVMLSDSLLAGSMGAQRWPLAISFIACGMVAIWQQQLMLSLIQPFVLGGVLVYFGLELLSQWLRRWSALASAERGILLGTMLTFLLVNVVAGIAVGLVLSALLFCYRASQENLLRTIAVLPGNPLRAEQGLLKVELTGQLYFGSASRLHDQLQVEIRQHLPRGGSVQLCLRHASLDSSAMQALHRLRLWCEQQGYPLQLACHEATMASQLRRWGMTVQDEAPRLAPSHPEGTHHRARAATTSPRFLHLLQTGRD; the protein is encoded by the coding sequence ATGAAAAGCTTTCACAGCATTGCCGCCGGTCTGATTACGGCCAGCATTGCCATTTCCGTCAACGCCGCATTTTCCGACCTGCTCAGCACGGCCCTGCACACCGTGGCGGCACGGGCCTTGCTGTTTTCGCTGATGATGGCCGCATGCTGCCTTGCCATGCTGCTGGTTGCCGGCAACAGCCGGCTTAAGCTGGCCATTCCCGGCCTGGATGAGCCGGCCATGGTGATTCTCGCCGCGCTGGCCACCACGAGCACCCTGCATCTTGCCAGCTTGCATGTTTCACCCGAGCAACTGCTCAGCACGCTGCTGATCACCAATGCCCTGACCGCCCTGCTGGCTGCGGCGGTGTTCCTGCTGGCCGCACGCTTTCGCGCCGGCCAACTGGCACGCTGCCTGCCCTTTCCGGTGCTGGCAGCCTTCATGGCCAGCAGCGGGCTGTTGCTGGTGGTGTTCGGTCTGAGCATCTCCGCCTCGCACAGCCTGTCCATCAGCCAGCTGGCCAGCTGGCATCTGTCTGGTCTGGAGATCACACAACTGGGCTGGGGCCTGGCCTTTGGTCTGCTGCTGTTGCTGTGCATGCGCAAGGTGGACCACCCGGCCATGCTTACCGCCCTGCTGTCACTCGCCTGCCTGTTGAGCCCGTCTTCCCCAGCCCTGTCGACGGGTAGCAACCTGCCAACGCTGCAGCTCGTTGCACCGGTCTGGTCGGAAATACTGGCAGCACTCCCCACCATGGCTGCCGCCGCCATCATGGCCATGCTTGGCAGTACCAGCAACATCATGGCACTGGATCAGGCCCAACATGCCGGAGCCGACCTTAACCACGAACTGCGCATGAACGGCATCGCCTGCCTGGGTTCTGCACTGTGTGCCGGTCCACCAGTCAGCGTAATGCTGTCTGACAGCCTGCTGGCCGGCAGCATGGGGGCGCAGCGCTGGCCACTGGCCATCAGCTTTATTGCCTGTGGCATGGTTGCCATCTGGCAGCAGCAATTGATGCTCAGCCTGATCCAGCCCTTCGTGCTGGGCGGCGTGCTGGTTTATTTCGGGCTGGAACTGCTCAGCCAGTGGCTGCGCCGCTGGTCCGCCCTGGCCAGCGCCGAGCGCGGCATTCTGCTGGGCACCATGCTGACCTTCCTACTGGTGAATGTGGTGGCCGGCATTGCGGTGGGACTGGTGTTGTCGGCCCTGTTGTTTTGCTATCGCGCCAGCCAGGAAAACCTGCTGCGCACCATTGCCGTGCTGCCGGGCAATCCGCTTAGGGCGGAACAGGGTTTGCTGAAAGTGGAACTGACCGGCCAGCTGTATTTTGGCTCAGCCAGCCGTCTGCACGACCAATTGCAGGTGGAAATACGCCAGCATCTTCCCCGTGGAGGCAGCGTTCAGCTGTGCCTGCGTCATGCCAGTCTGGACAGCTCCGCCATGCAAGCGCTGCATCGTCTGCGCCTGTGGTGCGAACAACAGGGCTATCCGCTGCAGCTGGCCTGCCACGAGGCCACCATGGCCAGCCAGTTACGCCGCTGGGGCATGACAGTGCAGGATGAAGCCCCCAGGCTTGCTCCTTCCCATCCGGAAGGCACACACCATAGAGCCAGGGCAGCCACTACGTCGCCACGCTTCCTGCACCTGCTCCAAACTGGACGCGACTAA
- a CDS encoding AsmA family protein, whose amino-acid sequence MKWNSGRLWLRISVYGTTSLFALFILIQALIFWQFDESAVRKTLTSALNDTQRQLVVEGKITPTLFPSPGLSIHQLSISEPGSKQPFARIEQLDVYLSWLPLLTGNREIKALELHGVTASITRAADGRLSIMDLFQRRIPGTISMKLDRLVIREGTLLYSDKMNGSEQKLDTISLDADDLRSGASLSAAAILSNGKRPIRLAISTPLTIQDDQVSLEKLDAVALSELPGLGESKFTATGQYKLNFATLQTSGKDLSFSFSSERPSSQLELKVPELNASFNEVTMPSGHLSGKLSYAHSQYQLDAGLDNLKLTEGGLAADKVKGDFNWQAGDTRLNFRLDAPLALMGMKQLRMQPLNMTATLTTPLLPRGKLFSTMEGALDGDLDEPRLNLRVAGKLDGSDLSVTVSQFGLMKPRHEVTLSVGKLDLNRYLPETKGDPVAIFQDSKPIPLDWLDYFDLTGKVAVGELAMGRFRMNNLNASVRINPRELELDQMSADIYQGRLQGDMLLARRDTPHLEVKQTLKDMNIRPLLVDLFNFSRLDGKGSGHIDINADGKSFLELRNTLTGNVETSLNKGALSGIDLVAALKNLPAELKEWNTQAQADQKTTFSTLSTSFRLDKGVARSQNMQLASQLVNVKGSGKVDLIQNIVDYTMDVQANPQEFSRFKGVNVPLKITGPLNAPVYALDFNAMVKGKKTEGEKQQALKQELKKQITTILP is encoded by the coding sequence ATGAAATGGAACTCCGGCCGGCTATGGCTTCGAATCTCGGTCTACGGCACCACCTCGCTGTTTGCGCTGTTCATCCTTATCCAGGCACTGATATTCTGGCAATTTGATGAATCGGCAGTCCGCAAAACACTCACCAGCGCCCTGAATGACACCCAGCGTCAGCTTGTGGTTGAAGGCAAGATCACCCCGACACTGTTTCCCTCGCCAGGCTTGAGCATCCACCAGCTAAGCATCAGCGAGCCTGGCAGCAAACAGCCGTTTGCCCGGATAGAGCAGCTGGATGTCTACCTGTCCTGGCTGCCTCTGCTTACCGGCAACCGAGAGATCAAGGCGCTGGAGCTGCATGGCGTCACCGCCAGCATCACCCGTGCGGCCGATGGTCGGCTTTCCATCATGGACCTGTTCCAGCGCCGCATTCCCGGCACCATCAGCATGAAGCTGGACCGGCTGGTCATCCGTGAAGGCACCCTGCTGTACAGCGACAAGATGAACGGCAGCGAACAGAAGCTGGACACCATCAGTCTGGATGCCGATGATCTGCGCAGTGGTGCCAGCCTGAGTGCGGCGGCCATTCTCAGTAATGGCAAGCGCCCCATCCGCCTGGCCATCAGCACGCCGCTAACCATTCAGGATGACCAGGTCAGCTTGGAAAAGCTGGACGCCGTAGCCCTATCCGAATTACCCGGGCTGGGGGAAAGCAAATTTACCGCCACCGGCCAGTACAAGCTGAACTTCGCTACCTTGCAAACCTCCGGCAAGGACCTGAGCTTCAGCTTTAGCAGCGAACGTCCCAGCAGCCAGCTGGAGCTGAAAGTTCCGGAACTCAATGCCAGCTTCAACGAAGTCACCATGCCCTCCGGCCATCTGAGCGGCAAGCTCAGTTACGCCCACAGCCAATACCAGCTGGATGCCGGGCTGGACAACCTCAAGCTGACCGAAGGCGGACTGGCCGCCGACAAGGTGAAGGGCGATTTCAACTGGCAGGCTGGCGATACCCGGCTCAATTTCAGACTGGATGCACCACTGGCGCTGATGGGCATGAAGCAGCTGCGCATGCAGCCCTTGAACATGACGGCCACGCTCACCACCCCGCTGCTGCCACGCGGCAAGCTGTTCTCCACCATGGAAGGCGCGCTGGATGGTGATCTGGACGAACCACGGCTGAACCTGCGGGTAGCCGGCAAGCTGGATGGTTCCGACCTGTCGGTCACCGTCAGCCAGTTCGGCCTGATGAAGCCGCGTCATGAAGTAACGCTGTCGGTGGGCAAGCTCGACCTGAACCGCTATCTGCCGGAAACCAAGGGCGATCCGGTAGCCATTTTCCAGGACAGCAAGCCGATTCCACTGGACTGGCTGGACTATTTCGACCTCACTGGCAAGGTGGCCGTGGGCGAGCTGGCCATGGGCCGCTTTCGCATGAACAACCTCAACGCCAGCGTGCGCATCAATCCGCGCGAACTGGAGCTGGACCAGATGTCGGCTGACATCTACCAGGGCCGCCTGCAGGGCGACATGCTGCTGGCCCGCCGCGACACGCCACACCTTGAGGTAAAACAGACGCTGAAGGATATGAACATCCGCCCGCTGCTGGTGGATCTGTTCAACTTCAGCCGACTGGATGGCAAGGGCAGCGGCCATATCGACATCAATGCCGATGGCAAATCCTTCCTTGAACTGCGCAACACCCTGACCGGCAATGTGGAAACCAGCCTCAACAAGGGCGCGCTGTCAGGTATCGACCTGGTCGCTGCGCTGAAAAATCTGCCGGCAGAACTCAAGGAATGGAATACCCAGGCCCAGGCTGACCAGAAAACCACCTTCTCCACCCTGTCCACCAGCTTCCGCCTGGACAAGGGCGTGGCCCGTAGCCAAAACATGCAGCTGGCCTCACAGCTGGTCAATGTAAAGGGTTCGGGCAAGGTAGACCTGATCCAGAACATCGTCGACTACACCATGGATGTGCAGGCCAACCCGCAGGAATTCAGCCGCTTCAAGGGCGTAAATGTGCCGTTGAAAATTACCGGGCCGCTCAATGCCCCGGTGTATGCACTGGACTTCAACGCCATGGTCAAGGGCAAGAAAACCGAAGGGGAAAAACAGCAGGCGCTGAAGCAGGAACTGAAAAAGCAGATCACCACCATTCTGCCCTGA
- a CDS encoding cation:proton antiporter codes for MHSLAPIVLVLLAAVLSVTLCRSLRVPPMLGYLVVGFLAGPGVASLIPEGEETQFLGEIGIVFMMFSIGLEFSLPKLRAMRHLVFGLGLAQVVVTLSLIALVMGWLTGSALSGFAVGGALAMSSTAIVSKLLTERLELNQQHGQLAIGVLLFQDIAVVPLLILLPAFAGGSETLWMDLGLAAVKVVVVMALLLFFGQRLVRPWFHLVARQRSGELFMINVLLITLGVAWLTELSGLSLALGAFVAGMLISETEYRYQVEEDIKPFRDILLGFFFVTVGMRLQLSVLFERFGEVALMLGLLLLAKLGIVFVLGRLLRHQPNHSMRAGLALAQGGEFGFVLLALSGNLGLIAESTEQAAIAAILLSMLVAPFMIMYGEAITRRLVKQDWMMQAFSLHHLMVESMGKSDHVLICGYGRSGQALARLLETEDIPFFALDMDPERVREAGEAGDPVVFGDAGKKEVLVAGGLMRAKVVVVTFADTHAALRILHTVQSARPDLPVIVRTVDDSDIDQLRRAGADEVVAEVMEGSLMLASQALMVLGVPLNRVLRRIRSVREERYNLFRGFFRGTSDDGEGLDEALVPRLLSIQACPGAYAIGHPLGALQLELLGVEVKALRRNSIRRLDFDADFEIVANDVLVLLGTPEQLALAETRILQG; via the coding sequence ATGCATTCGCTTGCCCCGATTGTGCTGGTTCTGCTGGCGGCCGTGTTGTCCGTTACCTTGTGCCGCAGCCTGCGCGTCCCGCCTATGCTGGGCTATCTGGTGGTGGGCTTCCTGGCAGGTCCTGGTGTGGCCAGCCTGATTCCCGAGGGCGAGGAGACGCAGTTCCTGGGGGAAATCGGCATCGTGTTCATGATGTTCTCCATTGGTCTGGAATTTTCCCTGCCCAAGCTGCGGGCGATGCGGCATCTGGTATTTGGCCTGGGACTGGCGCAGGTGGTGGTTACGCTGTCGCTGATTGCGCTGGTGATGGGTTGGCTGACCGGTTCTGCGCTGTCCGGCTTTGCCGTGGGCGGTGCGCTGGCCATGTCATCAACCGCCATTGTCAGCAAATTGCTGACCGAGCGGCTGGAGCTGAATCAGCAGCACGGCCAGCTGGCTATCGGTGTGCTGTTGTTCCAAGACATTGCCGTGGTGCCGCTGTTGATTCTGCTGCCTGCCTTTGCCGGCGGCAGCGAGACCTTGTGGATGGATCTGGGGCTGGCTGCCGTCAAGGTCGTGGTGGTGATGGCCCTGCTGCTGTTCTTCGGTCAGCGCCTGGTACGGCCCTGGTTCCATCTGGTGGCGCGCCAGCGTTCGGGCGAGCTGTTCATGATCAATGTGCTGCTGATCACCCTGGGAGTGGCCTGGCTGACCGAGCTGTCCGGCCTGTCGCTGGCGCTGGGTGCTTTTGTGGCCGGCATGCTGATTTCCGAGACCGAATACCGTTACCAGGTGGAAGAGGACATCAAGCCCTTCCGCGACATCTTGCTGGGCTTCTTTTTTGTCACCGTGGGCATGCGCCTGCAGCTGTCGGTGCTGTTCGAGCGTTTTGGTGAGGTAGCGCTGATGCTGGGCCTGCTGTTGCTGGCCAAGCTGGGCATTGTATTCGTGTTGGGCCGTCTGTTGCGGCACCAGCCCAACCATTCCATGCGTGCGGGTCTGGCGCTGGCGCAGGGCGGCGAGTTCGGCTTTGTGCTGCTGGCGCTGTCCGGCAATCTGGGGCTGATTGCCGAAAGTACCGAGCAGGCCGCGATTGCCGCCATTTTGTTGTCCATGCTGGTAGCGCCGTTCATGATCATGTACGGCGAGGCCATCACCCGCCGGCTGGTGAAGCAGGACTGGATGATGCAGGCCTTCAGCCTGCACCACCTGATGGTGGAAAGCATGGGCAAGTCCGACCATGTGCTGATCTGCGGCTATGGGCGTAGCGGCCAGGCACTGGCCCGCCTGCTGGAAACCGAAGACATACCATTCTTTGCGCTGGACATGGACCCGGAGCGGGTGCGCGAGGCCGGTGAGGCCGGTGACCCGGTGGTGTTCGGCGATGCCGGCAAGAAGGAAGTACTGGTGGCCGGTGGCCTGATGCGGGCCAAGGTGGTGGTGGTGACCTTTGCCGATACCCACGCTGCCTTGCGCATTTTGCATACCGTGCAGTCGGCGCGGCCTGATCTGCCGGTGATCGTACGCACGGTGGATGACAGCGATATCGACCAGCTGCGCCGTGCCGGGGCGGACGAAGTGGTGGCTGAGGTGATGGAGGGCAGCCTGATGCTGGCTTCGCAAGCGCTGATGGTGCTGGGCGTGCCGCTGAACCGGGTGCTGCGGCGCATCCGCTCGGTGCGGGAGGAGCGTTACAACCTGTTCCGTGGTTTTTTCCGTGGAACCAGTGACGATGGCGAGGGGCTGGACGAGGCGCTAGTGCCACGCTTGCTGAGCATTCAGGCCTGTCCGGGGGCGTATGCCATCGGCCATCCGCTGGGCGCGTTGCAGCTGGAGCTGCTGGGCGTGGAAGTCAAGGCGCTGCGTCGCAACAGCATACGCCGGCTGGATTTTGATGCCGATTTCGAGATTGTCGCCAACGATGTACTGGTGCTGCTGGGCACGCCAGAGCAGCTGGCGCTGGCGGAAACCCGCATCCTGCAGGGCTGA
- a CDS encoding KpsF/GutQ family sugar-phosphate isomerase, which produces MEKAQTSSRLDLAREVLQTEADAILALSRRLNGDFLRAVDAILACTGRIVVTGMGKSGHVGRKIAATLASTGSPAFFVHPAEAAHGDLGMITAQDVVIALSNSGESGEVVALLPALKRKGLVLIGMTGNPASSLGREADILLDTQVEKEACPLGLAPTTSTTVQIALGDALAVTLLDARQFGPEDFALSHPGGSLGRRLLVHVKDLMHSGDELPRVLPGTPLKDALLEMSHQRLGMVAIATADNVIKGIYTDGDLRRTLERSGNIYDLIIDQVMSPAPQTILHSKLATEAVHLMEQRRITSLLVVDADGKLAGAIHMHDLLKAGVV; this is translated from the coding sequence ATGGAAAAAGCTCAAACAAGCTCCCGGCTCGATCTGGCGCGTGAAGTGCTGCAGACCGAGGCGGATGCAATTCTGGCCCTGTCCCGTCGACTCAATGGCGATTTTCTGCGCGCTGTCGATGCCATTCTGGCCTGCACCGGCCGCATCGTCGTCACCGGCATGGGCAAATCCGGCCACGTGGGCCGCAAGATTGCCGCTACCCTGGCCAGCACCGGCAGCCCGGCCTTTTTCGTACACCCAGCCGAGGCAGCCCACGGCGATCTGGGCATGATCACCGCGCAGGACGTGGTGATTGCGCTGTCCAACTCCGGTGAATCGGGCGAAGTGGTGGCCCTGCTGCCGGCACTCAAGCGCAAGGGACTGGTGCTGATCGGCATGACCGGCAATCCCGCCTCCTCGCTGGGCCGCGAAGCCGACATCCTGCTGGATACCCAGGTGGAAAAGGAAGCCTGCCCGCTGGGCTTGGCCCCCACCACCAGCACCACGGTGCAGATTGCCCTGGGCGATGCCCTGGCCGTCACCCTGCTGGATGCCCGCCAGTTTGGCCCGGAAGACTTTGCCCTGTCCCACCCGGGCGGCAGTCTGGGTCGTCGCCTGCTGGTCCATGTCAAAGACCTGATGCACAGCGGCGACGAACTGCCACGGGTCCTGCCCGGCACCCCGCTCAAGGATGCGCTGCTGGAAATGTCGCACCAGCGCCTGGGTATGGTGGCCATTGCCACGGCTGACAATGTCATCAAGGGCATCTATACCGATGGTGACCTGCGCCGTACGCTGGAACGTTCCGGCAATATCTACGATCTGATCATCGACCAGGTGATGAGTCCCGCCCCGCAAACCATCCTGCACAGCAAACTGGCCACCGAGGCGGTTCACCTGATGGAGCAACGCCGCATCACCAGCCTGCTGGTGGTGGATGCCGACGGCAAGCTGGCCGGTGCCATCCACATGCACGACCTGCTCAAGGCCGGCGTCGTCTAG